In the genome of Streptomyces sp. SAI-127, the window GCCCTCGCCTGGTCGATGACCGCACTGCGTATCCGGACCGCTCGGTGACACGGGCGCGTCCCCGGCCTTCGCCGAGTCCGGTCCGGTCCGTGCCGGGCCGTGGCTCCGGTCCTTGCCCGGTCCATGACCGCACGGTGCCGGGACCGCTCTCATCGCGCTCTTGCCCGCCGGGCACCTCCGAGCACGCCTGACCGCGCCGGGCCGAGCTCCCGGCCGCCGCACGTGAGGTAACGTCCCGAGCGGTACGCCATGCAGGACGCGAGGACGAGGAGAAGGGTGACGTGGCAGGTCAGGAGGGCGGGCTCGATCGGAGCCGGGCGGCGGACGCCGGAACCCCGACATGGGCGCAGGAACTCCTCGACCATCTGCGGCCGACAGGACGTGACGTCCGCCGGATCGTCTCCTGGCTCGCCGAGACGCTGCACGGCACGGCCTCGCTCCAGGACCACACCGGAACTTTCGTCGCCGGAACACGCATGCCGCTGGACGAGGGCCTGGTCGCCGACATCCTCGCCGGACGCATCGCCTCCGCGGCCTCGGCCGACGAGGAGATCCACCTGCGCCTGGTCAGGATCGAGCAGCCGGACCAGGCGCCCGCCGGAGTGCTCGCGGTGGCCCGCCCGGAACCCTTCGACCGGCGCGCCTCCGACATACTCGCCCACACCGTCCAGGTCCTGGAACTTCTGCTGCGCGCCCGCGAGACGACCGCGGCCGGGCGGCGCCTGAAGCGGGCCACGTCCGATCTGCGCCTGGCCATCCTCCAGCTGCTCATGGTGGAGGACACCGTCTCCGCCCGTCGCGTCGCCGCGGGGCTCTGGCCCGGCCTGCTCGACACCGAGACGGCGTGCGTCTACGTCCTCGAAGGGGACGCCGCGGAACGCGACCGGCTCGTGGAGGAGTGCCTCGGCGTGACCGGAGACCGCGCACTCGTGGTGCGCTGTCCTGCCATGGACGAGCACGTGATCATCGTGACCACCGCAGACGCGGCGGGAGAGGCCCTGCGCTCACTCGTCGACCGGAACCCCGGCACCCTGCTCGGCGGCAGTTCCCCGCAGAGCCTCGCCCGGACCGCCACCGCCTACGGGCAGGCCGTCAGCGCCCTCGCCGTGGCGCGGGTACGGCCGGACAAGGCGGCCGTGTACGCCGAGCGCAACCACCCCGAGCGCCTGATGGACCCGGTCGCGCTGCGCGCGTGGGCCGCCACGCTGCTGCGCCCGCTCGACACCCTGCCGCACCACACCCGCGCCGAACTGCTCGTCACCACCCGGCTCGGGCTGGAGTTCACCGCCGTGAGCGCGGCCAAGGTCCTCGGCGTCAGCCGCAACACCGTCCGCGCCCGTATGGAACGCGTCGAGTCCCTGCTGAGGACCGATTTCACCGACCTCACCGTCCGTGCGACCGTCCACCTGGCCCTGAGCACCCAGGTCAGCCTCACGGACGGCCAGGGCGATCACGGCGCCACCCCGCAGGCCCGCACTCGGCTCGGCGACCTGCTGGCCGGACCCGCGCTGGGGACCTGGGCGCGGGAGCTGCTGGGACGACTGGACGGCGACGCCCGCGACCTGCGCCGCACCCTGCGCAGCTGGATCGCCGCCGGCGGCAACGCGGAGCGGGCCGCGCAGGCACTGGCCGTCCACGCGCAGACCGTGCGCGAACACGTCCGCAGCGCCGAGCCGGTTCTCGAACGCCGACTGATCGCCTCCGGCAGCGACCTCTACGAGGTGGTTCTGGCCCATCTGGCGACCGGCGAACTCGAACACCCCGTCCTGCTCCGGGACAATCCGGGCCATCCGGACGCACCTGTGCACGGGTGAGCCCTGTGCCGCGCACAGCGGGCATCGACGCGATACACAAGGGTGCGCAGGTCACGTAAGTTCGACGCACCGCAGGGGGAACGACCGGAACGGGGGACCGGTCGCGCCCCCTGCGACGTGTTTCCGCGCGACTGCGGCCGGTCCTCGCCCATGCCGGCGACGCCGGTTCGGTTTTCCGGCGCCGATGGGGACTGACCTGCGTACGACGGGTACTCGTCCCCTCCGGAACGACTACCGCTGGAGGAGGCCCGAATGACCAGCAGCACGGAGACCGGCGGCGCGACCGGCACGCCGGACAAGGACTACAACCTCATCTGGTACGTCGAGGCGTGTCTGAGCAACGCGCTGCGTCTGGAGAGCTACATCCAGGACGCGGAACGCGACAAGGACACCGAGGTCGCCGACCTGTTCCGCAAGGCCCAGGCGGACAGCCGCAAGGGCGCCGAGATCGGCAAGGGGCTCCTGCGCGCCCGGCTGAACGGCGGCTGACCCGGTAGGTGCGGAAGGGCCGGACAGACGGGTGTCCGGCCCTTCCCTCGTGCGCGGACATCGCGTTTTGAACAGGCGTAACCGATCTTCCGTACCCCAGGGTGCAGTCGTACACCGACCGGATACGGAGAGGCTCGTGCCGCGACGAGGACGCAACCATCGGACCACCGTGTTACGGCTGGGCACCCTCGTCGGGAGCCTCGCGCTGGTCACGGCCTGCGGCGGAGGCGAGGACGACACCGCCAAGACCCCGCGGCCGTCGAGGAGCTCCGCCGCCCCCGCGGCCGGCATCGTGGCCCCGGCCAGGATCGAGGTGATCGCCGGTCTGGCCGGTTGCAAGGCCGAGATCCGTATCGAGGCCGACGAACTGCGTGAGGGGCTCTGCCACTCGGGGCAGGCCGACTACCGCATCACCACGTTCCCCGCGGAGAAGTACAAGGAGGCGTGGCTCGACGCGGCCAGTGTCTACGGAGGCACGTACCTCGTGGGCCCGCGCTGGGTGGTCGGCGCCAAGGCGGAACACCTGGAACAGGCCAGGAACAAGCTCGGCGGGACCATACGGCAGCTGAAGGGCACGTCGTAGGTTCCACCGGGCGCGCCCCCGGCAGAACCCACACCGTCAGACGACCAGCGCCGAGACCTTGCCGCGAGCCGGTTCCGGCTCGAGGACCCGCTCCGCCAGATAGCCGAAGAGCAGCCCGAATCCCGCCCACAGCACGGCCTGGACGCCGAGCGAGGCCAGTCGGAACTCCCACAGGTCGGTGGCCGGGAAACCCTTCGGGGTGTTGTCCCCGGCGGGCAGGGCGACCATCGCCACCGCCACCGCGGCGACGAAGGCCACGGCGGCCGCGGTCGAGGCGTTCCAGT includes:
- a CDS encoding helix-turn-helix domain-containing protein is translated as MAGQEGGLDRSRAADAGTPTWAQELLDHLRPTGRDVRRIVSWLAETLHGTASLQDHTGTFVAGTRMPLDEGLVADILAGRIASAASADEEIHLRLVRIEQPDQAPAGVLAVARPEPFDRRASDILAHTVQVLELLLRARETTAAGRRLKRATSDLRLAILQLLMVEDTVSARRVAAGLWPGLLDTETACVYVLEGDAAERDRLVEECLGVTGDRALVVRCPAMDEHVIIVTTADAAGEALRSLVDRNPGTLLGGSSPQSLARTATAYGQAVSALAVARVRPDKAAVYAERNHPERLMDPVALRAWAATLLRPLDTLPHHTRAELLVTTRLGLEFTAVSAAKVLGVSRNTVRARMERVESLLRTDFTDLTVRATVHLALSTQVSLTDGQGDHGATPQARTRLGDLLAGPALGTWARELLGRLDGDARDLRRTLRSWIAAGGNAERAAQALAVHAQTVREHVRSAEPVLERRLIASGSDLYEVVLAHLATGELEHPVLLRDNPGHPDAPVHG